tcagatctggtcaccttAGACAATAGCTAATATTTTTTTAGCCACTGCTTTGTTTTACAAAGGGTAGAGTTGCTTATATAATTCACTGCAATCTTCCCCATAATTTTCCCAATTCCTTTCAAATCGTAAAAGTGCAAAACGTGTCAATGACGTAATGGGAAGATTATAAAGGTACCAATGATGCAAAAGTAAATTAGGGCCATAACAAATTGGAAAAACTGTTGCAtagtaattaatttatatatatatgtgtgtgtgtgtgtgtgtgtgctttcagCACGACAGACGAAAAGTTTGTTAGAAACTCAATGTCGGTATAAAATTCGCCAATGACCAAAAATACACATCTTTCTGGAccaaagcattaaaaaaaaaaaaaaaacggtttgGAGAAGAGCCTCTGTTTTCACCAGTAGAGGTTCACACTGAGAAAGAAGTACTCTGAGGTCATCACAGTTACAAGTGATAATGGAGTcacattttattatgtattatctGAGCAACTTAgagatgtatttttaaatatttgctgaTACTTCTGTAAATTTGTTCATAACGCAACGCCCATATCAGCGCATCACATACAACAAACAATAACACCTTCTTTGCTTGTGTTTCAAAGTATTTTGAGAGACTTCATGAACTAGTCGTCTATAACGGATCCTCATGTGTTTCCCACTTTGTGGgatttaggttttttttattgttgtttcagTGGAACTTGTGACAGACCTTAGTTTTTGAAGTTAATAACTACATCTTGCATTTCCTTTGAACGACACACACCAATGGAGCTCTAAAAcctgattattatttttaaacacatcttCTAATTATAAAGCAGCTTATGTGTAAAGGCAAATCAGTGACATAAGTGTTGAGAACTTTACAAAATGCCTGTTTGTGAGATGAGCACAGACAGTGAAACAGGCCACACCCACAAGATGCTGATATCTACTGTGTTTGGAACACACAGTAGAGGAATACGGATTTACAGGGTGTGTTCTACTCTCCATTTTGATGTTCAGAAAAACAGGTTCTTGCATTTAGAACACGTGAGCTGTGTGTACATAACTGTCCATCTCCCATTGTGGTGACCATTTTGCAAAGGAAATCTCCCATAAACTAAAAGCATTTGTCCATTACCATCTTTAGACCCGTCCAGTCCAGGTGAGGGCAGTCACATCCTTAGCCTGAGGAATCCAGTTCTCTCCAGAGATTGCATAAAAACTGAGAAAGCCCGAGTGTAACCAGAACCACCCATTCTGAGAGAACCAAGTAGAGCTACACCTGACTCTGAAGCCAGTTCCTAGGGTCCAGTTTGGCTCTGAGGTTCCTCAGGCTGCGGCGGGGACCGGACGGCCTCGAAAAAGCCAGATCCGTCTCTGGGCTGTTGCTGCCCTCACTGGAGCTATTGCTGGAGGTGGAGCTGGAGCAGGACAGGGCTGTTTGCGTGGGCCGTGGAGAAACTGAACCTGTGGAAGGAGCCTGACAGGAGCACTGGAAGCCCCTATAACCCCGCTGGGCCTTGAGGCTGGACAGCTTGGCATCCAGGGACAGAGTCCGTGGGCGATAGCGGAGGTCCTGGGACCAGGCACGGTGTGAGCGAGGGCTGGAGCTCCGGGGGCTATCGCTGTCAGAAGTCAGGCTGGCATCAGACGACAGGAGGCCAGAAGGGCTGCGGGGTTGGCGGCTGTGGAGGCGAGGGCTGGGGGAATGAGGGGAGAGGCGTGAGGTATGgtgctgatgatgatgacggTGGTTTTGAGGGCTTCTAGGATGCTCCTCCTCAAAAAGTGACATCCAGTGTGGTGGGGTGTCCAGCTGGGTTCGGAACTCAAACTCTTCAAGGCGCCTCGTCAGGATGTCAGTGACTGTGCCAATGTCATCAGAACTGTCAATAACTACAGGAGGACGTACAGGACAAAGCTGTTACTTTTGAATAAATGCAGAGCAATGCAGAACAAACGGGACTTGAATCCTAGCTGCATGCTACACCTTTATAATCCTAACCTATGGTTTTTACCAGGTGCATCCTAGAAGGCAACACCAAGCTTTACAGTGAGTAGCACATGAAAATTCTCATCAGGGGGCTCCACAAAGGAACACATTGGCATTACATCATCACAATACTTGTGATTAGAATTAAACTTAAGattagaattaaaaatgtattaaatactcactcactctcttctcaataaataaacaatgcagAAAAGTCAGTAGAAATATACCAGCGCCTGTATTATATTCTCTATAGCACAATGTCAGATCAATGTCTAGACCCTGCACACAGATAAAGGCCAAACTACAGAGGGATTCAGCAGCAGTGAAAGGGGTTGCTCAGTGTATGACCTGCTCAAAACAACCTCTCTGATTACTTCACCTGTCGCTGTAATAGGAGGAGAGCAGAGCACGAATCTCAGCAGAAACAGCGTTATCCTGCAGCAGAAGACCCTCGCAGGACGGAGgggcagagagagggggagctGAAAGGAggggtgtgtatttgtttggtgAAACCAAAACAAAATCAGGGTGTGATTGAGAAAATGGAACATTtgttatgatgatgatgatatatatttttaatgagattaatataaaaataatagacatcaaaagaaaaaagaataaagaaaacgGTGGATGTGAcggaaaatggacagtgaaagaAGCAAAGCAAAAGCAAAGGAGGAAAAAGGGAAAgacaaaagagagacagagaaagtcaGAAATGTCAGTGTGTCAGAAATAGAATGTCTTTCATCTACAGCGACTAGGAGAGATGTTTCCAAACCAGGAACCGAAACCAGTGTGTATCTATTGTACCTAGCATTAATAATGACTATTCAAGACCCACCTTTGGCAGAAATACCATGTAATATCCATAACattccttgggcaagactcctaactaCTACCCATCTATCAGTGTAACTTAATTTAAACTGTAAGTAGCTCTGGAGAGGGGCCAGTGAATGTAAATGACATGATGAGTTAACACTCTCACTGCCTATAACTATGGTTTCTTAGGATATAAGTGATATTTAGAAATACACAGCTAGTCCATAAATTGAACACAGTTCAGTGTTGCAGTCTCTTACCCATCTCATGATAGAGAGAGCCCTGCTTGGCTGTAACCAAAGCTGGTTTGCGAGGTGAAGGCTGGTCAATCTTCATCAGTTCATCACAGCACTGCTTCCACTGGCCTGTAGAGGGAGACAACTGCTCAGTCAACCAAGCCACAACaagggaaaataaatattattttgaaatCACATGTACATTCAAAACCCAGTTCTAGAGAGGGAGGGTAGTGGGGACAAAAACAATTATGGTATTTCATGATACAGAATATTTACGAATAAATGGTAGTCTAATGGTTTACAAAGGAATACATCTCTACTGCCCTTTATACATCTGTAAAGGTTATCACTCACTCATGTCAAAAAACTGCTGCCAGAAAGCCTCCATCCAACGCTGAGTGTCCTCTCGACTCTCTGTGGCTAACGTGTGTGTGACCTCTTCTCCTCCGTACTGATTACTGATGCAGATACTCTGAGCTTTGCTGTGAGGGTCTCTCTCGGCCGCTCGTATTCTAGTctcctacaacacacacaaacagaaacatctCATTAAATGTATTGCTTTACAGTCTTTAGGGCAAGGACAAATAAGGCCACATCTGGCAGTAACAGCCGTATAAATGTTTTACTGTGAACAGTAAAATACTACATATGAGTTTTTAAGGTTTTATAAACTTGGCAAAGACTTCTGAAGTGAATCTATATAACAACCCATGCCCCTGTTGAAAAAAGAGCCACTAGTTCATTCAAATAAAATTACTTCAAAgctttaaaaacagacatgaatacagacattttcattttaaactataactgttttaattcattcattcattatctgtaacccttatccaattcagggtcgcggtgggtccagagcctacctggaatcaatggacgcaaggtgggaatacaccctggggggggcgccagtccttcacagagcaacacacacactcacctacggacacttttgagtcgccaatccacctaccaacgtgtgtttttggactgtgggaggaaacccacacagaaacagggagaacacaccaactcctcacagacagtcacccggagcgggaattgaacccacaacctccaggtccctggagctgtgtgactgcgacactaacctgctgcgccaccgtgccgcccggttTTAATTCAATTCCTTAGAAAACAGCTCAATACAAATGAAATATCACATTTCACCACAATACAATTTAATTGGAATTCAAATGGAATATACACGTTGTAGTTCCTCTCTTCACCAGTAGGTGGAAGTAGAGATTCATTAGCAGGCTAACAGCTTTGTGCTCTCCAGAAGGATGTCATGTACTGTGCAACGGAAAACCCACAGGCAGACTGACACAGTCTCTCTATTTACTTGCATCTGActcataaaaaataataaaattaaggtTTAAGACAAACTACCCGCTCCTGAACTGAACAGAGCTGACACATCAGGGTCCTGGCTAAAACAGCATCTCCCAGAACTGTGACACACCCTCAGTCGACACACACTGGTGGGCACTCACTTTATTGATCCCGATTGTTAATAAAGGCTCCACATTGGCCTCCGTGTCTTCTTGGCGGTGGTAACAGAAGAGATTTGTTCCTTTTAGGACACCGTAAACATTCGTCCATCCCTGTGGCTCCCCACCGAGCTGGACAGATCGAAAGTGATGTACATGAGAAATCTGAGTATGAGCAATGTGGGAAAAGTCAGTGTGTGGTCAGGACAGTGAGTGTTTCACCTTGACCCTGAGGCAGCCACTCATCATCTGTTGTGTCATACAGTTAGGCTGAGCAGCCAGACGACAACATGCACTTCCATACAGAGGCAACCAGTAAGAACACTCCTCTAaacatagagagaaagagagagagagagagcaagagatagatagagaattacagagagatagataaagagatagaaatagagagagagagatagagagagcgagagatagatagagaaatagagagagagagagagagagagagagagatagagatagatagagagagacagacagacagagagaggagagagatagagagaaagagagattaatAAAACAAGTTGGCAAAGGACAATTCAAATAGaaagtacatttatttacaaaaagtaTGGAATGGTTTGTGAAATCAATAATAAAGAATGAAATCTCAATAGCATCAGCTCAGCACTATTACCTTAATatccctcctcacagacactcacccattaaGCAGCCCTTATTAGCAATTTACAATCAGTTTTATGAGACTGACCCTGACATCATAAATCCGacaagcaccccccccccccccacacacacacacacacaaaagaactTAGCTGCATGTGTCCATGCCTGATTACCTCTAATAGACTGATAACAAGAATGCCGTAAAACTAAGCTCTAATCTCTTGTAAATGGCTTTTTGAAGTCTccttaagaaaaaaacaatgatcCATCTTACAATCAAACCTGAATATAAGGTATGGAAGGAGGCAGAGGCTAAATGGAAAGTAGAGGACAGAAGCAGAGAAgtggaagagaaaaagaaggagaGGAAAGGCATTTTAGAGAGAGGggcaaaacagagaaaaagagaaaacagtagggagagggagaggagaggagaggcaGAATATAAATGCGAATAGTTCTTTACCATTGCCAGTAATGGTGAGGTCATGTGTGCGGAAACTGTCTTGGAcgtgagagagactgagagtagTGTGAGCCAGGAGATGATACTTTGGTCctctgtggacacacacacacatacaattgtttttatttatgtagttAATGAGTTAGTTAATTATACGGTATGTTTCTTCATTGCATTTCCAGACAGACACTCACGGCACGGGAGGTACAGGCAGCAGCAGTGGTGCTGCTCCTCCGTTGCTGACTGGGCTGGAGGCTCCAGGCTCCATAGCCGCCCGCAACTTCTTGCCTGAAGATCGGCCTAGGGAGGAGCTCAGCTTGCTGGCTAGTTTACGTGGTGTGCTTCCTGCTGAATAATCATCTTCTGAACAGCAGCTATACAACTCCAACCTCAGTTCAAAGCCTGGGCTTGCTTCATTACTGAACATAGAAAAGTTAATTAAAACAAGTTATAATGTGttctctgtaaaaataaaatacctgGTCTACTGTGCTCGTTGGAATTCAGTGCATAATTATAACAAATTTCGAGGAATcacattatacattacacatcATACTGTATCTTGAATTGAatctacaaaacaatacataaaGAAAAATTCTTATATGCGAGTATTTATTTCAAATTTGATTAACAGTAAACTGGGATATAAACTAGGTATCCAACATATATTTCGCTATtatgtgtctgtgaggagttggtgtgttctccctgtgtctgcgtgggtttcctccagctgattgtctgtgaggagtgtggtgtgttctctctgtgtctgcgtgggtttcctccagctgactgtctgtgaggagttggtgtgtttttctgtgtctgcgtgggattcctccgggtgctccggtttcctcccacagtccaaaaacacacgttggtaggtggattggcgactccaaagtgtctgtagctgtgagtgtgtgagtgaatgtgagtgtgtgtgtcgccctgtgaaggactggcgccccctccagggtgtgttcctgccttgcactcaatgattccaggtaggctctggacccaccgcgaccctgaactggataagcgcttacagataatcaatgaaaaaaataataatttagttTAGATGTAGTTATGTATTCATAATCTTTTTGGCGCTTTCAGAATCCATGCTTTTcatcaaaaatacatgtttcagGACAAAGGCAAAATGCCTAACCTAATCTATTAGAACTTGCTTTTATAACCCAAATCATGGTCCAATTTAATGAATGACCTACTGTCAAAAATGCTCCAGCTTCGGGAGTGATCAGGCTCAAAAAACAGGTCAttttcaaacacagacacatatacacactgaacacagcagctataCAGTGGGCTTTTCAAACCACAAACAATGTCAGATGAAGTGATTCATAATACTTCAGTGCAAACATGAATACAGCTTATATAAACAGAGCTCCATGATAAAACGGCCTCATACATGATTTATATGGATTTCCATGAGCAGGGACACTGACTGTGTACATTACTAAATAACTTACAACACTATAGTGTTGTCGAAGCAGATATCTGTGAGGGTTCTGTCCACCATCACCATGTCGGTGTCAAAAATCTCTCCTCCTAACTGCAGCAGACAGAACACAGCACAGCGGTGGAgctctgagaaagagagagaaaagagagaggtgagagagaagagaaaacattGCAAATTAAGTTAACAAACCTTCAGCATCTTATGGGAACATTTATTCCATTTTTATGGTAAACACATTCACTCCAGGACTACAAGTGCAAAGCTAAAGTAAGTTTTGTCGCTTTACATTATTTGGCTTGTAAATTCTGTGCTGACGCCTTGTTTTTCCTCAATAAAAATACCCACTGAAACATGTATTAGAAACCCATAACTAAAGGAGTAAAACCTACAATATGCAcggatcagccacaagattaagaCCACTGACATGTAAAGTGAATAATCCTAATAATAGCATTACAATATCACCTGTGGGAAACAACAGCAGATAGAAATGTCATCAAGCTGGGTGCAATGCCTGCGCATTTTCCTTTGTCACTGCTTGGCAGCTAATCAGAAGACCAAATCAAAGATTTTGAATTAGCTGCAGAgatgttccacattaaaaaaagatgaCTGTGttcagggcggcatggtggtgcagcaggtagtgtcgcagtcacaaagctccagggacctggaggttgtgggttcaattcccgttccgggtgactgtctgtgaggagtttggtgcgttctccctgtgtccgcgtggttttcctccgggtgctccggtttcctcccacagtccaaaacacacgttggtaggtggattggtgactcaaaagtggccgtaggtgtgaatgtgtgtgtgtgttgccctctgaaggactggcgcctcctccagggtgtattcctgccttgcgcccaataattccaggtaggctctggacccaccgcaaccctgaattggataagggtttcagataatggatggatggatggatggatgactgCGTAAATAATGCGTTAGCATTTTGCACTGCTCTAATAGCTTCAAAACACACGTAATTAAAAGCTTGTTTGTTGCAACAATCAAGATTGAATTACAACAACtgggaattaaatatttacaaataactGGCAATCTGTGATTATTCTCAATAATAACTATGTACTTTATAACTTGGTCTTGGTACACAGGTCAATGTGTATGTGTAAGGAACAGCTTGAAGCACATACAGACTCTAATGCTTCCATCAGAGTAAAGAGGAACCCAAAGATGAGTTATTCTTCCTCTAAGCTGCAAATATGCAGCTACAGCTGGACGTGAGTGGGGAATGTAGTGTTTTGGGAAAGTCATTGTAGCgtttattcatacattttccATTAACAATGtcagcaaaatataaataatactaCACCCGGCGACTGGTGTAGTATGAGGATTCTACAGATTAAACAAAGCCTTGCCATATGGGGTCCATTCATGACTGTAAATGTCAGTATCATGCGTGAAAACAACACTCAGAATTTCTGTTGCTTTATGGAATCTTTAGTAAGATTGTGTTCTTTATTTAGACTTATAAAACCGCACTGAATCGTTTGTGGGTGCGTTTAAGACATTTGTGACTTAATCTTAAAAACTGTCTTTCTAAATGTACCAATGACACATGCAGTGCTTGAAAACAGACCACAAAGTGTGATTAAGAATGTTGCTTggcaatcaatcaatcaatcattcaataaataaataaaatttttaataaGATCATCTATAGTGAATTGATTATagggtcactgctggactgagaacagtccaccaaaaatgttaaaaataaataaaaaataaattccagcagcactgctgtgtctgatccactactaacagagcaaacacaaacatgtcACTACAACCTTAGCGTCAAAATGATCTGCAAACCAAACAATAACTACAAATATAAAGACAGAGAAGGAAAGTATTAGACACAATATCCTCATGCAAACTGCAACCTTATTGAGATTAATCAAGAaggtaatatttaataaatattttttttaatgtttaatcatGACAGCACTAATTGTTATCAAAGTTTGTGCAGATTAGGGCTGTGCCGTATCGTATCGTTTGcaataatatcatcatcattttcaaaacgataaaaaaaaaaaataattcaatattgtaatatttatatttgtttacgtaatgacgtcatgcagttacccataatacaGCATACGTTCTTTATATGAGTCATTTAGCCACAGTGAAGTATGGTGGAAAGTGGCCTTAAGGTGGagaaatttgctccaaaaaagtgAAGTGGCTTGGTTATGAAATATCAGGTGCACAATACACCGTGATATtatgtaagaaatgaaagaagcctttaatattattaatatatattaaatatttaatttaacatacaggaggtccttgggttacgtcagtctcgagttacgatgtttcgtggttacgacacatctcccatttactgtatgaaGCCTTGTtatgacttaagtggttttgtgtcgtaaacgtcgtaatgTGAACtgcgtgtttggtgtgcgcggcgcggcggaagaatacacggttacgcagctcgggaccgaggaggataggtgttaggataggataagggCTTAAAGTATGTtacgacttacaccgaaaaacGATTTACGACACggcgtaggaacggatcaacgtcgtaagtcgaggaccccttGTAATTCctattaatataacattgattttattgcaataaaagtatttttcagtgttgtgttgtattatcaagaatatcgttataaacatcctgaaatatcgtgatattattagTGCATGATATTAGTGCAGATGTTTTAACAGATGTTTTACTCTTAATGAAGTTTCTCAAACTCTTTTTAGGCACCATCTAAAATTGTTCAATCttctaaaattaaaacatttttaaacatttcaaaatttcaaactCAGAATTAGttttacaatacattttaaggATCTGTGGCAATCCTAGTTATATTTGCTCAGCTctgattggtgactcaatgcATCAAAGCTTACCTCCTTTGTTTTTGAAGTACTCTGTGTCTTTCCACATCAGAGGGATTCGAAGATCtgtgacagaaaaaaacaaaaaaacaaaaagcgaCAAGGTCAGGGGACATACTgtgcatacacaaacacagtgtcatTCACAGCCACAAACACTGGTGCCAGCTCTCGGTGCAGTGTCAATCATGATTACTATCCATGGCCCTCCTTCCTTcaccaatctctctctctctttctttcatttagAGGCAGCAGGCTCCTGGTTTAAGGAGAAATAAATGTGAAGGCTGTCCCCTCAATACCTTATCAACCCTTTGGACCACCCACTGCATTAAGGCAGCACTTATCATTTCTAATCTGTTCAAGCCTGAGCCAGCCTCACAGTCATGCTTCATCTAATTAAGAGAGAACTGCCACAcaagttaataaaaaaataaaggatgAAGGGCCATTACGAGAAAATTAAGGGTATAATCACTGCAGCATATGAGAAATCatcaggtttgagtgtgtgtgtgtgtgtgtgtgtgtgtccgtgcaCGCatgtgtgttcatttgtgaataatATTAAAGAAACAGTACACAAGCTATTTCATGCTGCCACTTGTTCAATAAGGGAGTGTGTATGTCTTTATTATTAATGGATAGAGGGTCAACAGCGCTGAAGCCCCTGACAATGCTTTTCTAATTATACCTTTCACAGAAGAGGACAGCCTGGGGCAAACATTCAATAGATCCCTATGCATATgtacacatatgcacacagcTTTGGTTTTATAGACATTCACATTCCTCCAACAGActgtaatttatattaaaaaaaaaagagggaacaaagaaaaagcaacagcggcacacacacacacacacacacacacacacacacatttatatcacGCAGACAGCCAACTATTAAGAGCAAGAATAAGCTACAGGTTGGTGGTCAGAGCTCGGAACCATGACGAAAACTTGAATATTATGGGGTGGGGAGAAACTGTAAAAAGTGGGAGGTGCTCTCAAGTAGCTCAAGCCCACCAGACTGCACAGCTAAGAAATAAAGCAGCAGGGTACTTTCTTAACACAAAGGGCCTCAATGAAGCATTACAAATGTGCcccacactcacgcacacacactcactctgtctctctgtctctgacacacacacaaatagccCACCACCGCCAAAACTGGATTTGTTTTGAGAGACAGTGG
This window of the Hoplias malabaricus isolate fHopMal1 chromosome Y, fHopMal1.hap1, whole genome shotgun sequence genome carries:
- the LOC136678133 gene encoding rhotekin-like isoform X2 — protein: MMPIDRLADMEDKLWILEDLNMMYIRQIALSLQDTDIQKKIDHEIRMREGACKLLAACSQRDQALEASKSLLTCNSRIMAYMSELQRMKEAQVMQRVARRSSDAGPMDDRSPCKGKVAISDLRIPLMWKDTEYFKNKGELHRCAVFCLLQLGGEIFDTDMVMVDRTLTDICFDNTIVFNEASPGFELRLELYSCCSEDDYSAGSTPRKLASKLSSSLGRSSGKKLRAAMEPGASSPVSNGGAAPLLLPVPPVPGPKYHLLAHTTLSLSHVQDSFRTHDLTITGNEECSYWLPLYGSACCRLAAQPNCMTQQMMSGCLRVKLGGEPQGWTNVYGVLKGTNLFCYHRQEDTEANVEPLLTIGINKETRIRAAERDPHSKAQSICISNQYGGEEVTHTLATESREDTQRWMEAFWQQFFDMSQWKQCCDELMKIDQPSPRKPALVTAKQGSLYHEMVIDSSDDIGTVTDILTRRLEEFEFRTQLDTPPHWMSLFEEEHPRSPQNHRHHHQHHTSRLSPHSPSPRLHSRQPRSPSGLLSSDASLTSDSDSPRSSSPRSHRAWSQDLRYRPRTLSLDAKLSSLKAQRGYRGFQCSCQAPSTGSVSPRPTQTALSCSSSTSSNSSSEGSNSPETDLAFSRPSGPRRSLRNLRAKLDPRNWLQSQV
- the LOC136678133 gene encoding rhotekin-like isoform X3; amino-acid sequence: MNNAKNQRDTDIQKKIDHEIRMREGACKLLAACSQRDQALEASKSLLTCNSRIMAYMSELQRMKEAQVMQRVARRSSDAGPMDDRSPCKGKVAISDLRIPLMWKDTEYFKNKGELHRCAVFCLLQLGGEIFDTDMVMVDRTLTDICFDNTIVFNEASPGFELRLELYSCCSEDDYSAGSTPRKLASKLSSSLGRSSGKKLRAAMEPGASSPVSNGGAAPLLLPVPPVPGPKYHLLAHTTLSLSHVQDSFRTHDLTITGNEECSYWLPLYGSACCRLAAQPNCMTQQMMSGCLRVKLGGEPQGWTNVYGVLKGTNLFCYHRQEDTEANVEPLLTIGINKETRIRAAERDPHSKAQSICISNQYGGEEVTHTLATESREDTQRWMEAFWQQFFDMSQWKQCCDELMKIDQPSPRKPALVTAKQGSLYHEMVIDSSDDIGTVTDILTRRLEEFEFRTQLDTPPHWMSLFEEEHPRSPQNHRHHHQHHTSRLSPHSPSPRLHSRQPRSPSGLLSSDASLTSDSDSPRSSSPRSHRAWSQDLRYRPRTLSLDAKLSSLKAQRGYRGFQCSCQAPSTGSVSPRPTQTALSCSSSTSSNSSSEGSNSPETDLAFSRPSGPRRSLRNLRAKLDPRNWLQSQV
- the LOC136678133 gene encoding rhotekin-like isoform X1; this translates as MFCRNQSARATVARGSALEMEIRRGRFRHSVFMDTPQDTDIQKKIDHEIRMREGACKLLAACSQRDQALEASKSLLTCNSRIMAYMSELQRMKEAQVMQRVARRSSDAGPMDDRSPCKGKVAISDLRIPLMWKDTEYFKNKGELHRCAVFCLLQLGGEIFDTDMVMVDRTLTDICFDNTIVFNEASPGFELRLELYSCCSEDDYSAGSTPRKLASKLSSSLGRSSGKKLRAAMEPGASSPVSNGGAAPLLLPVPPVPGPKYHLLAHTTLSLSHVQDSFRTHDLTITGNEECSYWLPLYGSACCRLAAQPNCMTQQMMSGCLRVKLGGEPQGWTNVYGVLKGTNLFCYHRQEDTEANVEPLLTIGINKETRIRAAERDPHSKAQSICISNQYGGEEVTHTLATESREDTQRWMEAFWQQFFDMSQWKQCCDELMKIDQPSPRKPALVTAKQGSLYHEMVIDSSDDIGTVTDILTRRLEEFEFRTQLDTPPHWMSLFEEEHPRSPQNHRHHHQHHTSRLSPHSPSPRLHSRQPRSPSGLLSSDASLTSDSDSPRSSSPRSHRAWSQDLRYRPRTLSLDAKLSSLKAQRGYRGFQCSCQAPSTGSVSPRPTQTALSCSSSTSSNSSSEGSNSPETDLAFSRPSGPRRSLRNLRAKLDPRNWLQSQV
- the LOC136678133 gene encoding rhotekin-like isoform X4 translates to MFCRNQSARATVARGSALEMEIRRGRFRHSVFMDTPQDTDIQKKIDHEIRMREGACKLLAACSQRDQALEASKSLLTCNSRIMAYMSELQRMKEAQVMQRVARRSSDAGPMDDRSPCKGKVAISDLRIPLMWKDTEYFKNKGELHRCAVFCLLQLGGEIFDTDMVMVDRTLTDICFDNTIVFNEASPGFELRLELYSCCSEDDYSAGSTPRKLASKLSSSLGRSSGKKLRAAMEPGASSPVSNGGAAPLLLPVPPVPGPKYHLLAHTTLSLSHVQDSFRTHDLTITGNEECSYWLPLYGSACCRLAAQPNCMTQQMMSGCLRVKLGGEPQGWTNVYGVLKGTNLFCYHRQEDTEANVEPLLTIGINKETRIRAAERDPHSKAQSICISNQYGGEEVTHTLATESREDTQRWMEAFWQQFFDMSQWKQCCDELMKIDQPSPRKPALVTAKQGSLYHEMAPPLSAPPSCEGLLLQDNAVSAEIRALLSSYYSDSY
- the LOC136678133 gene encoding rhotekin-like isoform X5; the encoded protein is MFCRNQSARATVARGSALEMEIRRGRFRHSVFMDTPQDTDIQKKIDHEIRMREGACKLLAACSQRDQALEASKSLLTCNSRIMAYMSELQRMKEAQVMQRVARRSSDAGPMDDRSPCKGKVAISDLRIPLMWKDTEYFKNKGELHRCAVFCLLQLGGEIFDTDMVMVDRTLTDICFDNTIVFNEASPGFELRLELYSCCSEDDYSAGSTPRKLASKLSSSLGRSSGKKLRAAMEPGASSPVSNGGAAPLLLPVPPVPGPKYHLLAHTTLSLSHVQDSFRTHDLTITGNEECSYWLPLYGSACCRLAAQPNCMTQQMMSGCLRVKLGGEPQGWTNVYGVLKGTNLFCYHRQEDTEANVEPLLTIGINKETRIRAAERDPHSKAQSICISNQYGGEEVTHTLATESREDTQRWMEAFWQQFFDMSQWKQCCDELMKIDQPSPRKPALVTAKQGSLYHEMDDPFTSTV